The Campylobacter ureolyticus ACS-301-V-Sch3b genomic sequence TAAAACTATTTTTTTAACTTCATCAAATTGATAATTTAATATAACACTTACATCATCACTTAATTCATAAGCCTTTTGCAATATATGGCAAATCATAGGCTTTCCGGATAGTTCAAAAAGTACTTTTGCCTTGTTTGATTTCATTCTAGTTCCAAAACCAGCAGCCAAAATCACAACTGAAATCTCACTCATTTATCAACCTTTTAAAATTATATAGTTTGGCTATTTTACCTTAATTTATATAAAAGATTAATTTAATAAGTTTTATTTTGGATCTAAATTGACTTTAAATACTCACTTAGTAAGTTTTTTAAATACTCATTAAGGTCATTTGGGGCAATGACTTTGATAAATGGGATAAATTGTAAGATAAATGGCACGATTTCATAGTAGTTTGAGACTTTTAAATGCATTTCGCTCTCATCTTGCTTGTGGATGATTGCTTGTGTTTTTAGTGGAATTCTTTCTAAAAATTTTAAAATAGAGTTATCAACCAAAAGTTCAACTATAAAACCTTGGCTATCTATATCAAACCAGATTGAGTTGGCATTTTTAAGTTTTACCTCGATATCTTTTGTATTTATAAATTTTTCATTTAAAATAGTTAAGTTTTTTATACTTTTTAGGTGAAACTTTTTAAATTTATCATCTTTATTTGCATCCAAACAAAGCAGATACCAAAAACCATCAAAATTTGCAATTTTAAGCGGTTTGACTCTGAATTTATAGTCATTGTAAGTAAAGTTTATAATCTCTTTATTCTCAATTGCCAAAGCCAAACTTTTAAAAAACCCCAGGTCGTTGCTATCTAAATTTTCGTTTTTTAGCTGTATAAAAAAAGCATTTTTATACTCTTTATTGATCTCTTTAAATAGACCTTTTGATTTTTGATAAATTTCATACCCTTGATTTTGGGTGAAGTTTTTTACAAGGCTAAAAACAACATCATTTTCATCTTTTTTTAGATCTGTTATGCTATAAATTTTATTGTTTAGCCTTATATTTATTCCATCATCTTTTAAAATTTTTATATATCTTGCGATAGTTCTTTTATCTTTATTAAATATTTTGCATAAATAATCCTCGCTAACTGGCGATTTTGTAAGTAGCTCATAAATTTTTGCTACTTTTTCTAAAGTTTCTTGCGTTGCCATTTTTATCCTTTTTAAGATGATGACAAAAAAATGTCTTTGAAAGACTTTATAATTTTATCATAAATTTATCAAGGAGGGCTTTATGAGTTATTATCAAAAGATTATAAGATTAATGGAACTTAGAGTAGCTGTTCATTTGGATACTATTTTAAAACTCATGGATGGTAGAGTGGCTATTTTGTATGAGTATTTGGATAAAGATATAAAGCTTGAAAAAGATCAAATTCCTCTGATTTTAAACAAACTAAAAGAAAAGCTTGATGTTTATGAAAAAGAGTTTAAGATAGACAAAGACGATATTTTGGAAAAAAATCTAAATTTCTTGCAAAATACCCTAAACCTTACAAGCACGCAAGTAAATATCATTAGAATGGGCGCTGTTGTCTTAAATTATAGCTCTTATATATTGGATCAAATGACATCATCTTATAAAAGCGAGTTAGAAATTTACACCTTTATCTCCAGGATATTAAACGAGCCAATAGAAAAGATAAAAGAGGCATTTGAGTTAAAAAACTCTTTTAGATATATGGTAGAGCTTTGCGGCGGCTCCAGGTACCGTGCAAATATAATCGACACAAAGAATGATTTTTTAAAATATCTGCTTGTTGAAAACGGCATATATAAATTTATCAAATACTACACTTATGAGTTATCTTCTAGTAATCTTAAATTTAATGATTTTGACCATATAAAGCAAGATTTAGCTGTTTTAATCCCATATTTAAAATACTCTATTGAAAATGAGCTTAAAGGGGTAAATATTTTGTTTTATGGAAAGCCAGGTGTTGGAAAAAGCGAAATTTGCTCACTAATAGCAAACAAATGCAATGTTTTGGGGCTTGGTATAAAATCATATTTCGATGATTATGACATTGTTAATTCTATGGCAAGGATAGCAAGTATAGATTTTATATCAAATTTCGTTAGCAAAGAGACAATTTTTATCTACGATGAGGCTGAGGATATTTTCAATCTTAACTCCAACGACAAACAAGACAATAAAGCTTTTGTAAACTACGCTCTTGAAAACAATAAAAGAGTTGTTATTTATATCACAAATGATGTTGGATGTATCGATGAGGCGATTTTACGAAGATTTGACTTCATAATGGAGTTTAAAGATATCCCTAAAAACCAAAAACTCAAAATCATCAATAAATACTCCAAAAATATGGTAGATGATAAAACAAAAGAGCTTTTTAGCAGCTCACCCGATCTACAACCAGCTACTATTGCCAAAGTTAGCAAAGTCATAGAAACTCTAAATTTAAAAAATGCTTCAAATGAGTTTAAGCTTCTTACAAACAATACTCTCAATGCTTTTGGGTATGGCGGCGTGGAGTTTAAAAAAGAGATAAAATACGCTCCAAAAGAGTATGATATCTCACTTTTAAACTCTGATTATGATCTTGAAAACCTAGCCAATAAAGTAAAAAATGATGTAAGAATTTGTCTTTATGGGCCAAGTGGAAGTGGTAAAAGTGCTTATGCTTTTTATTTGGCTGATAAGCTTAAAAAAGAGCTTATTATAAAGACTGGAAGTGATCTGTTGTCACCTTATATCGGCGAGAATGAGAGAAATATAAAAAATGCTTTTTTACTGGCTAAGCAAAAAGATGCGATTTTGCTAATCGATGAGATAGAGGGCTTTTTATTTAGTAGAAACAAAGCTGCTAGAAGTTGGGAGCTAACTATGGTAAATGAGTTTTTAACCTCAATGCAAAGTTTTGATGGCATTTTTATATCAACTTCAAATTTATTTGAGCTAATAGACAGCGCGGTTTTAAGAAGATTTGATTTTATGGTGGAGTTAAAGCCTTTAAATTTCATGCAAGCTAAAGATATCTTTCAAAATAGATGTGAAAATTTAGGCTTTAAGCCAAAAGAGGAGCTTTTAAACTCATTTTTGGAGCTAAGCAATATAACAATTGGTGATTTTGAATCAGTAAAAAGAAGTATGAAATTTTTAGATGTAAATAGCGCAGATGAGTATTTTGACCTCTTAAAACAGAGATGTTTATTAAAGACAAAAGCTAACTTTCAAAATGTATAATTACAAATAAATTTTAAATTTAAGGAGAGTGGGATGGATAATATCTTAAATAACATAGGCGAAATAAGCATGGAAGATATTTATAGTAAAAATATAAAAATTCCATTTTATCAAAGACCATATAAATGGAAACTTGAAAATGTAAGATATCTTTGTGAAGATATAAAAGATGGTTTTTTGAAAAATAATAAATATCTTTTAGGAAATATAATTTTACATGAGGAAAATGATGAATTAAATATCGTTGATGGGCAGCAACGCCTTACTACAATAGCTTTGATATTAAAAAGTTTGAAGAAAAAGATAAATTTACTAGAAAATATAAACATAAACTCAAACGAGGCTTTAAAAAGAAATTATAGTTTTATAGAAAGCTATTTTTCAAATTTTGAAAGAAAAGGTGATCTTATAGAATTTATCTTAAATAACCTAGTGGTGACCTATATAAAAACTAAAGACCTAGATGAGGCTTTTAAGTTTTTTGATACACAAAATTCTCGTGGTAAAAAGCTCGATGATGTTGATTTGCTAAAAAATCACCATTTTATGCATTTGGGTGATATGGATATTTCCATACAAAAGCAGATTGCAAAAGAGTGGAAAAAGTATGAAAATATGCGTGTAGATTCATATCATTGGAGTATGAGAGAATTATTAAAATGTGTTATAAATGATCTTTATATTTTAAGACTAATGTTTTATGATAGGAATTTTACTTTTGGCACTTGGATAAATCGTCAGAATTTTGTTTTAGATGAGTTTAAAACCCAGATAAAGGGCAAAAATTTAAATTTACAAGATTTTAAATTTAGCTCAAACATAGTCGGCGGAATGATGTTTTTTGACTATACTTTCAAGTATGCCCGTATTTATGAAATATTAAAACAAAAAGCTGATTTTTCCACTAAATGGCTTTTAAATCAAGCAATGATGATGCTTTTACTAGTTTATGTGGATAAATTCGGCTTTGATGAAAATTTTGAAAAATTTTATGAAAATGTTTTTGTTAGGTTGTTTGTAGTGCTTGCTAGGTATGGCAGAATTGATGTTAATTCTATAGAGCTGGTCTATATTACAAAAGGTGTTTTTAATAAAATTTTAAGTAGTGATTATAGTTTTTATCTAATAGAAAGACTAGAGTATGATTTGAAATTTGATTTTTTCAAATTTTATGAGATAAACGAATATCAAGAAAATATAGATAATTTACTAAAAAATAAAACCTTTTTAAAAGATAAAGATTTTGCAATAAAAAATATTGAAAGAATTTCTTTTAATAACATAAAAATTAAATAAAGGATAAAAAATGAGTGAATTAATAAAAAAATATAATTTAGACAATTTAGCAGAAAAAAAATTTAACTTTAAAATACCATTTTTTCAAAGAGAGTATTCTTGGGATGATGGAGATGTTGAAAATTTGATAAATGATGCTTTAGGACACTCTTTAGATGAAAATGATGTTTCAAATTTAGACGATGAAAGTTCTTACTATATAGGAAATATTGTTGTTAAAGAGCAAAAAGATGGCACACTTATGCTAATAGATGGACAGCAACGTCTTATGACTCTGTATTTGCTAGCTAAATTTACTGACTCTGACTTGGAGTTTTATAAAATTGGATATTTGGTAGATGATGAGGATAATGAAAATTTAAAAAATATTGATTTTAAAAACCTAAATTTCAAAATGCAAAGTTTAAACGAAATTTGCAAATTTATATTTAGACAATATAAACAAGATAGTGATAAAGCACAAATACAAAAAATGCTTAAAAAAGTTTATTTTACAATGACTACATTAGATGAAAATATGGATGAAAAACACTATTTTGAAGCTATAAATTTAAATAAAATACAACTTAGAAAAAGTGATATTTTAAAAGCCCTGTTTTTAAGTAAAGCCGATGAGTGCAAGAGAGAAAATTTAGCAAAAATTTGGGAAAAATGCGAGGATATGGAGCATTATTATGATGATGAAAAATTAAATAATATTGGCTCAATTGAGCAAGCCTCAATAAATGATATTTTAGCTTCTACTGATGCAGATGAAAAAGAAAATCAAAAAAATAGCCCAGATAATAGTGAGATTTTAGAAGTAAAAAGCATAGTTGATTTTGAAGAGTTTTTGGCAATTGTAGCTAAAATTTTAAATGAAAAAATGCCACTTGACCCTGAAAATCTTATAAAAAACTTTAAAGAATATATATTTAATGAAGAAAAATTAAATAAGAATTTTATTACCGAACTTGAAAAATATAGAAAACTTTTTGATAAGTATGTTTTTAAAAGAGATTTGGAAAACAAATATATCCAAAAATTTGGAGATAAAAAATTATTAATGATACAACTTTTATTTGAAGTTCAAAGCAGCAATGAGTGGCTAGTAAAATATCTAGAAAAGTGCGAAACTTTGGGTGATGTAGACAAACATATTGGTAAATTGGAAGAAATAGACAAAGAAAGAATGCAAGCTTTGATAAAAGATAAAAACTTAG encodes the following:
- a CDS encoding DUF262 domain-containing protein, translating into MDNILNNIGEISMEDIYSKNIKIPFYQRPYKWKLENVRYLCEDIKDGFLKNNKYLLGNIILHEENDELNIVDGQQRLTTIALILKSLKKKINLLENININSNEALKRNYSFIESYFSNFERKGDLIEFILNNLVVTYIKTKDLDEAFKFFDTQNSRGKKLDDVDLLKNHHFMHLGDMDISIQKQIAKEWKKYENMRVDSYHWSMRELLKCVINDLYILRLMFYDRNFTFGTWINRQNFVLDEFKTQIKGKNLNLQDFKFSSNIVGGMMFFDYTFKYARIYEILKQKADFSTKWLLNQAMMMLLLVYVDKFGFDENFEKFYENVFVRLFVVLARYGRIDVNSIELVYITKGVFNKILSSDYSFYLIERLEYDLKFDFFKFYEINEYQENIDNLLKNKTFLKDKDFAIKNIERISFNNIKIK
- a CDS encoding WYL domain-containing transcriptional regulator, yielding MATQETLEKVAKIYELLTKSPVSEDYLCKIFNKDKRTIARYIKILKDDGINIRLNNKIYSITDLKKDENDVVFSLVKNFTQNQGYEIYQKSKGLFKEINKEYKNAFFIQLKNENLDSNDLGFFKSLALAIENKEIINFTYNDYKFRVKPLKIANFDGFWYLLCLDANKDDKFKKFHLKSIKNLTILNEKFINTKDIEVKLKNANSIWFDIDSQGFIVELLVDNSILKFLERIPLKTQAIIHKQDESEMHLKVSNYYEIVPFILQFIPFIKVIAPNDLNEYLKNLLSEYLKSI
- a CDS encoding AAA family ATPase, with the protein product MSYYQKIIRLMELRVAVHLDTILKLMDGRVAILYEYLDKDIKLEKDQIPLILNKLKEKLDVYEKEFKIDKDDILEKNLNFLQNTLNLTSTQVNIIRMGAVVLNYSSYILDQMTSSYKSELEIYTFISRILNEPIEKIKEAFELKNSFRYMVELCGGSRYRANIIDTKNDFLKYLLVENGIYKFIKYYTYELSSSNLKFNDFDHIKQDLAVLIPYLKYSIENELKGVNILFYGKPGVGKSEICSLIANKCNVLGLGIKSYFDDYDIVNSMARIASIDFISNFVSKETIFIYDEAEDIFNLNSNDKQDNKAFVNYALENNKRVVIYITNDVGCIDEAILRRFDFIMEFKDIPKNQKLKIINKYSKNMVDDKTKELFSSSPDLQPATIAKVSKVIETLNLKNASNEFKLLTNNTLNAFGYGGVEFKKEIKYAPKEYDISLLNSDYDLENLANKVKNDVRICLYGPSGSGKSAYAFYLADKLKKELIIKTGSDLLSPYIGENERNIKNAFLLAKQKDAILLIDEIEGFLFSRNKAARSWELTMVNEFLTSMQSFDGIFISTSNLFELIDSAVLRRFDFMVELKPLNFMQAKDIFQNRCENLGFKPKEELLNSFLELSNITIGDFESVKRSMKFLDVNSADEYFDLLKQRCLLKTKANFQNV
- a CDS encoding DUF262 domain-containing protein is translated as MSELIKKYNLDNLAEKKFNFKIPFFQREYSWDDGDVENLINDALGHSLDENDVSNLDDESSYYIGNIVVKEQKDGTLMLIDGQQRLMTLYLLAKFTDSDLEFYKIGYLVDDEDNENLKNIDFKNLNFKMQSLNEICKFIFRQYKQDSDKAQIQKMLKKVYFTMTTLDENMDEKHYFEAINLNKIQLRKSDILKALFLSKADECKRENLAKIWEKCEDMEHYYDDEKLNNIGSIEQASINDILASTDADEKENQKNSPDNSEILEVKSIVDFEEFLAIVAKILNEKMPLDPENLIKNFKEYIFNEEKLNKNFITELEKYRKLFDKYVFKRDLENKYIQKFGDKKLLMIQLLFEVQSSNEWLVKYLEKCETLGDVDKHIGKLEEIDKERMQALIKDKNLEDLLDQGTDTPHYFFYKLDYLLWKKLGEEIENKSKSNFWEDVKNRQNIYDRFYITKTGSVEHIQPQSKEKEHYFDDEKINYFGNLALITSSRNSSLGNKSVGMKKEAIKEWIYKGESIQSLKMLLALEKYPDWNCKNSFEHREKMIELLKDSLN